Part of the Sulfuricurvum kujiense DSM 16994 genome, TTGACATCCGCCGCAACTTTTTTATCGAAACTGGTAACACGGATATAGAGGATATTTCCGCTGATATTTCGGGTGTATACGGATTGGACGGTGATGATATCTCGGATAATATGGATTTTAAGAGGATCGGCCAACCCTTTGCGGACGATGGTAAGATCGATCGGGGTTTTCGGAGCACCGCGCATGATACTCACGGCATCGTCTATCGTCATGCTCAGTGTTGATTTATCATTGATTTTAAGGATAATATCGCCTGCTTTGATTCCCGCTTTATCGGCAGGCGTCCCTTCGATAGGGGCGATAACGGTGAGAGCGTTGTCGCGCATTCCGACGGTAATCCCAAGTCCGCCGAATTCACCGTCGGTTTGTGTTTTTAGATTGTCGTAGCTTTTTTTGTCCATATAGGTAGAATGGGCATCGAGATTGGAGAGCATCCCCTGCAGCGATTTGTCAATGAGTTGATCGACGGTAAGACCGTCTACGTTGTATTGCTCGACAATGCTCAAGACTTTCGTAAATTTAGCGAGCGATTGGAGACGTGAGGCTTCTACAGAGGCTTCAGTAGGTGCGGCAACGGTGTTTTTTGCAAACAGTGATGTCGACAGGATGAGACTAACCGCTACGGCACTGACAAAACCGACTACCATCATTTTTGTGTTTTTCATACGTTTTTTGAACCTTGTGTAGAGCCGTTAAAGTAAGATCAGGAATTATAGTGAAAACTCCATTAAATAACAATGGATTCAGACGACTTCGATAACGACATCTCCGATCTGAATGGTCTCCCCTTTGGTGATTTTTGCCCGTTTCCGGGTCTCTACTTCCCCGTTACGGAGTACATGGCCGTTTTCGATAAGCATTTTGGCTTGTCCGCCGGTATCGACTAGATCTAAAAGTTTGATGAGTTTATGAAGCTCGATAAAAGGTTCCGTGAGTGTATACGTCATAATTATGTCTTTACAATAAAAATTGGTTTGATAGGTAGAAAAGGAGAAATTATATAAGCGGCATGAAAGCCCTTTCGGGCTTCATGATGTGATTACCAGCGATCGCGTGGAGGGCGAGGAGCACGTGGACGCGCTTCGTTAACACGAAGTGTACGCCCGCCGAAATCGTTACCTTCAAGGGCAGTGATCGCTTTGTCAGCTTCGTCTTTGTTCGCCATTTCAACGAAACCGAAACCGCGGAAACGGCCTGTCTCTTTATCATTTACGAATTTAACTGAACTAACTTCACCGTATTGTCCGAAAAGATCTTTAAGATCATTTTCGTCTTTGCCGTAGGGAATATTCCCGACATAAATTTGTGTCACATTGTACTCCGTGAAAAAATCGAACTATAACCAGCATAATCCTTATAACCATTTTATCCATTCAAATCTTATGGGAATGTTAAAAATAATTGTATTTTCGTGATTAGTATGATACCTTTTCCAAATCTTTACAAAGAAGGCTACTGCCTCGTGTATTCTCGCAAAACAGGGAGTATTTTTTGCATATTGTTGAGGATTTCATCTTTCGGAAGAGGACGGCAGAGATGGTAGCCTTGAAGCGTATCGATATTGTTTTCAAGTAAAAAGTCATAATGCTGAGCCTCTTCGACCCCCTCAGCTGTGACATTCATCCCTAAGGCATGGGCGAGATTTGATATCGCTTCGACAATATGGCGGTTGGAGTTGTCTTTGAAGAGGGCTAAAATGAAGGACTTGTCGATTTTAAGGGTATCAATGGGAAGTTGTGCCAAATAGGCAAACGAAGAGTATCCGGTGCCGAAATCGTCCAGTGAAATCCGTATCCCGCCGGCTTTCAGTTGTGAAAGCTGCTGACTGACAACGGCAATGTTTTCCATAACAGTGCTTTCCGTGACTTCCACTTTTAGATAGGAAGAGGGAATTGAACGAAGGGCCAGATAATCGAATAATTCCTGAACAAATTTATTGCGTTGAAGCTGCTTTGCCGAAACGTTAATAGCAACGAAAAACGGTTCGTCCTGCAAAGCCCGCAGAGCATCGATAAAATCGCAGGCCTGGGAAAGTACTTTATCCCCGATAAGATGGATGTCCCCGTTTGCTTCGGCCACAGGTATAATAGTGTCCGGAGGGATAAACCCTTTGTGCGGATGCTTGAGTCGTAAAAGGGCTTCATACCCTTCCATCCGGAGTGTCTTGGAATCGATCAGCGGTTGAAAATAGAGCTCAAAAAGGTTTTGGGTCAGCCCCTCGCGTATCAACGATTCAATGTACATGAAATGGTGAATCGCCCGCTCCATCGAAGTGTGGTAATACGCGAATTGGTTTTTCCCTTTCTTTTTCGCTTCATACATTGCGGTATCAGCGTGTTTGATCAAGTCATCGCCGTTGAGGGCATCATCCGGATAAAGGACGATACCGATGGAGGCGGAGAGGAAGAATTCGGTCTCGTTTAGCGTACAGGGCTCTTTAAAAACCTGAATCAGCTTTTGAGCGGTAAGGTCAATCGACGCGCTATCGGCATCTTGGAGCAAAATAACAAATTCATCTCCTCCGAAACGGGCATAAAAATCGTATTTCCCTACCGTTTCACGAATACGGCGGCTCACTTCGATCAGAATTTTATCGCCGATTTTATGTCCCATCGTATCGTTGATGTTTTTAAAATTATCCAAGTCTAAAAACATCAACGCAAAGGGGGAATTCGGAGCGTGTTCGAAACGGTTTTCCAACTGCAGTTTGAGTTTTGCTCTGTTCGGCAGATGGGTAAGCGGGTCATGATAGGCTAAAAAAGCGATCTCTTCGCTTTGGGCTTTAGAACAGGTAATATCGCTTGTGATTCCGATAAAAAGGTTTAGTTTCGGATGATTATGGATCCGGCTGTTGAGCCATCGTACTTCACCGTCGCAATGAAGAATACGGAACCGTATCTCCTGCGATTGTCCGGGGGCGAGTGTTTCAAAAAACATTTGAACCAGGGAGCGATCTTCAGGATGAATCTGCTGTTGCCAGAGGGTCGTGTCGGATAAAAAAGTCTCTTTTGTAAAACCGAAAATTGTTTCAACGGCTTTATTTACATATTGCAGCGAAAGTGTTTGGTTATGGATATACCAGATCACTTCATCGATACTGCTGAGGATATCTTCAATTTCCTGATGTTTGGAATTCAGCAGAAACGAGAGTTCCGCAGCCTGTAACTCGATAAGCTCTTTGGAAGCCCGGAGTTCTTTGTTGAACTGAATAAGATCGGTAAGGTTTCTGACATTGACAAAAAAACGGGTATGGTCATTATGACGGATCATCCGAACGCTTTTTACCGCTTGGACGATATGTCCGTCGCGATGGAGAAAATCGGTTTCGGCATCGAGGGACTGCCCCTCCTTCATTACTTTGGCTATACACTCGGTAAAGACTGTAATATCCGCTAAAAGGCTCAGCATATTAAGCCCTAATAACAGGTCGCTTTTATAGCCTACCATTTCAGAAAAAGCGTCGTTGGCAAAAAGAATAACACCTCGTTCATCAAGCATAATGATCCCGTCGGGGAGATAGTTTAAAACATCATAGAGCGGGGCTTCTGTCTGCATGAAATCCTAAGAAAGTGATTATTTTGTGATGGTAGTATTGTAATTTGTTATAGATTAAAAGATTCTTCTTTAAGTACATTAGGAGAGGATAATAGGAATTTGGATATAATCGCGAAATTTTAGTATGTAAAGAGTTTTAAAATGGTACAAGTTACAAAATTAACAATGCGCTTCGGAAGCCGGGTTTTATTTGAGGGAATTAACCTTAAACTCGACCGTAATAAACGCTACGGGCTTATCGGTGCAAACGGCGCCGGAAAAACAACTTTTTTGAAAATTCTCAGCGGCGAGATCAAAGAGTACGAGGGGGATATCTCCATCGAACCGGGACTCAAAGTGGGAGTGCTCGGACAAAATCAGTTCGCGTTTGAAGATTTCACGATTGCCGACGCGGTATTGTGGGGGAATAAACGTCTCTACGACGCGATCAAAGAGAAAGAACATCTGTACGCAACGGGCGATTTTGAAGATGAAGCGGTGAACAACCGTCTTGCTGATTTGGAGATGATCTGCGTCGAAGAGGACCCGACCTATGAATATGACGTTCAGATTGCTAAAATCCTTGAAAATGTCGGCATCCCTGCCGAACATCATCACGATTTGATGTCGACACTTCCGTCATCGGAAAAATTTAAAGTACTTCTTGCTCAGGTACTCTATCCGAAACCGGACGTTCTGTTCCTCGATGAGCCTACCAATAACCTCGATATCGATACGATCGGATGGTTGGAACATGAGCTTCAGCGCCACGAGGGGACGATGGTCGTTATCTCGCATGACCGTCACTTTATCAATGCCGTCGTAACCAATATCCTCGACGTCGATTTCCAGAAAATCCGCGAATTCACCGGAAACTACGATGACTGGTACCTGGCATCAACCGTTATGGCAAATCAGGCACAGTTGGAGCGGGACAAAAAACTCAAAGAGAAAGAGCAGC contains:
- a CDS encoding S41 family peptidase, which codes for MKNTKMMVVGFVSAVAVSLILSTSLFAKNTVAAPTEASVEASRLQSLAKFTKVLSIVEQYNVDGLTVDQLIDKSLQGMLSNLDAHSTYMDKKSYDNLKTQTDGEFGGLGITVGMRDNALTVIAPIEGTPADKAGIKAGDIILKINDKSTLSMTIDDAVSIMRGAPKTPIDLTIVRKGLADPLKIHIIRDIITVQSVYTRNISGNILYIRVTSFDKKVAADVKKAIKKYSGKSKGIILDLRNNPGGLLDQAVDLTDLFVDEGIIVSQKGRNKADDMTYKATKSNTITDLPLVVLVNEGSASASEIVSGALQDLKRAVIVGEKTFGKGSVQVVMPITETEGIKLTVARYYLPSGRTIQAVGVTPDIEVAAGEIKKHEKSFNIKEADLKEHLVSELEKSDGMIDVTEANATNKTVITPEQMNRDIQLKEGVDIIKALIIVKGK
- a CDS encoding RNA-binding S4 domain-containing protein — encoded protein: MTYTLTEPFIELHKLIKLLDLVDTGGQAKMLIENGHVLRNGEVETRKRAKITKGETIQIGDVVIEVV
- a CDS encoding RNA recognition motif domain-containing protein; translation: MTQIYVGNIPYGKDENDLKDLFGQYGEVSSVKFVNDKETGRFRGFGFVEMANKDEADKAITALEGNDFGGRTLRVNEARPRAPRPPRDRW
- a CDS encoding sensor domain-containing protein encodes the protein MQTEAPLYDVLNYLPDGIIMLDERGVILFANDAFSEMVGYKSDLLLGLNMLSLLADITVFTECIAKVMKEGQSLDAETDFLHRDGHIVQAVKSVRMIRHNDHTRFFVNVRNLTDLIQFNKELRASKELIELQAAELSFLLNSKHQEIEDILSSIDEVIWYIHNQTLSLQYVNKAVETIFGFTKETFLSDTTLWQQQIHPEDRSLVQMFFETLAPGQSQEIRFRILHCDGEVRWLNSRIHNHPKLNLFIGITSDITCSKAQSEEIAFLAYHDPLTHLPNRAKLKLQLENRFEHAPNSPFALMFLDLDNFKNINDTMGHKIGDKILIEVSRRIRETVGKYDFYARFGGDEFVILLQDADSASIDLTAQKLIQVFKEPCTLNETEFFLSASIGIVLYPDDALNGDDLIKHADTAMYEAKKKGKNQFAYYHTSMERAIHHFMYIESLIREGLTQNLFELYFQPLIDSKTLRMEGYEALLRLKHPHKGFIPPDTIIPVAEANGDIHLIGDKVLSQACDFIDALRALQDEPFFVAINVSAKQLQRNKFVQELFDYLALRSIPSSYLKVEVTESTVMENIAVVSQQLSQLKAGGIRISLDDFGTGYSSFAYLAQLPIDTLKIDKSFILALFKDNSNRHIVEAISNLAHALGMNVTAEGVEEAQHYDFLLENNIDTLQGYHLCRPLPKDEILNNMQKILPVLREYTRQ